One Chitinophagales bacterium genomic window carries:
- a CDS encoding glycosyl transferase, with product MKVLYISYDGMTDPLGQSQVLPYLEGLSDASVEIWLLSFEKKKRFAQNFSLIKTITGKAGIHWIPLTYTKSPPVLSTLWDVMRMQSTVRTLHKTHRFDVVHCRSYIAALAGLMLKRRYGVKFIFDMRGFWADERIDGKLWNLNNPVYASVYRYFKKKEKEFLEAADYTITLTYAARDIIHSWNFIRNNPVRIEVIPCCADLQLFNRMHIKQQQISTLRAELGIPEKAHIITYIGSLGTWYMLDEMMQFFLMYSQSFAEAFFVIVTQDDPSVAFAAAAASGVKTEKLRVVRAARREVPAWIALGEVSVFFVRQAFSKQGSSPTKQGEIMGMGVPIVCNSKIGDTEMVIKKYQAGWVIDAFTRSEYERVVREMKTQPWPDSSQIREGAESFYSLSEGIQRYRMVYQRLSEN from the coding sequence GTGAAAGTGCTTTACATTTCCTATGACGGCATGACCGACCCTCTGGGGCAGTCGCAGGTACTGCCATACCTAGAAGGTTTATCAGATGCCTCTGTTGAAATATGGCTGCTCAGCTTTGAGAAGAAGAAGCGCTTTGCACAAAACTTCTCACTTATTAAAACTATAACCGGCAAGGCAGGCATTCACTGGATTCCGCTTACGTATACCAAATCACCACCCGTGTTATCTACACTATGGGATGTGATGCGCATGCAAAGCACGGTGCGTACCCTGCATAAAACCCATCGCTTTGATGTGGTCCACTGCCGCAGTTACATTGCTGCTCTTGCAGGACTGATGCTGAAAAGAAGGTATGGAGTGAAGTTCATTTTTGATATGCGAGGGTTCTGGGCTGATGAACGCATTGACGGAAAGCTGTGGAATTTGAACAATCCGGTGTATGCTTCTGTTTACCGCTATTTCAAAAAAAAAGAAAAAGAATTTCTGGAAGCTGCCGATTATACAATCACATTGACCTATGCGGCAAGGGATATTATTCACTCGTGGAACTTTATCAGAAATAATCCGGTGCGCATAGAAGTAATTCCCTGCTGTGCCGACCTGCAGTTGTTTAACCGGATGCACATAAAACAACAGCAGATAAGTACACTGCGCGCAGAGCTGGGTATTCCGGAGAAGGCGCATATTATCACATATATCGGCTCTCTGGGCACATGGTACATGCTGGATGAGATGATGCAGTTTTTTCTGATGTATAGTCAGTCCTTTGCGGAAGCTTTTTTTGTAATCGTCACGCAGGATGATCCGTCTGTTGCTTTTGCTGCCGCTGCTGCCAGCGGGGTAAAAACCGAAAAGTTACGTGTTGTACGGGCCGCCCGCAGGGAAGTGCCTGCCTGGATTGCTCTGGGCGAGGTGTCCGTTTTTTTTGTGCGACAGGCTTTTTCCAAACAGGGATCGTCACCAACCAAGCAGGGAGAAATCATGGGCATGGGTGTCCCCATAGTATGCAACAGCAAGATCGGAGATACTGAAATGGTCATAAAAAAATATCAGGCAGGATGGGTGATAGATGCATTCACCCGCAGCGAATATGAGCGTGTGGTCAGGGAGATGAAAACACAGCCGTGGCCTGACAGCAGCCAAATCAGAGAAGGGGCGGAATCCTTTTATTCGCTCAGCGAGGGAATACAGCGATACCGCATGGTTTATCAGCGCCTGTCGGAGAATTAA
- the wbpS gene encoding asparagine synthetase B, which translates to MCGIAGFYSPDLLFTEEHLQQMTSTLRHRGPDACGFYYNGKTGLGHRRLSIIDLSEAANQPMYSHSGRYLVVFNGEIYNFRDLAAGLGIRTRTHSDTEIIAEGFERLRENIAHKLNGMFAIAVYDVQEDALFLFRDRLGKKPLFYFWDGKNFAFASEIKALMMLPQIRQQKAISKTALNHYLYLGYVPEPHTIYAHIKKFPAGSYARLKSQGLHITSFWKPEHHIRAEVISDELTAKSKLNELLVSSVQYRMISDVPYGAFLSGGTDSSLVTAIAQRNSAEPINTFSIGFKEAKFNEAPYARQIAKYLGTHHHEFTVSQNDALEYVDMLPEIYDEPFADSSALPTLLVSRLARQHVKMVLTGDGGDELYMGYGFYRWARRLRHPLIRALRKPAAMALGRLSSRYQRAAHLFRYPHENKLQSHIFSQEQYNYSETEIQHLVQPAYYQPLEPDTLRSDLPRNLTAAESQALFDLSHYLKDDLLVKVDRASMHFSLEARVPLLDYRLVEFALNVDERLKLRGPVMKYLLKQALYDYVPEKFFAGRPKWGFAIPLATWLKNELKYLVDTYLNETVTHEIGLLRPDVVSELVRRFYAGTDYLYNRLWIIIVLHLWYKKSFETTAA; encoded by the coding sequence ATGTGCGGCATAGCCGGTTTTTATTCGCCAGACCTGCTTTTTACCGAAGAACATTTGCAACAAATGACAAGCACGTTGCGGCACCGTGGCCCCGATGCCTGCGGGTTTTACTACAACGGGAAAACTGGATTGGGTCACAGGCGCCTGAGCATCATTGACCTTTCGGAGGCAGCCAACCAGCCAATGTATTCTCATTCCGGAAGGTACCTGGTCGTCTTTAACGGTGAGATATACAATTTCAGGGACCTTGCTGCCGGACTGGGGATAAGAACACGTACGCATAGCGATACGGAAATCATAGCCGAGGGGTTTGAACGCCTGCGGGAAAACATTGCCCATAAACTCAATGGCATGTTTGCCATTGCAGTATATGACGTACAGGAAGATGCATTATTTCTCTTCAGAGATCGGCTTGGCAAGAAGCCTCTTTTTTATTTCTGGGACGGAAAGAATTTTGCTTTTGCATCAGAGATAAAGGCTTTGATGATGCTACCGCAGATACGGCAGCAGAAGGCTATCAGCAAAACGGCACTCAACCATTATCTCTATCTGGGCTATGTGCCCGAACCGCATACAATATATGCACATATCAAAAAGTTTCCTGCCGGCAGCTATGCCCGGCTGAAGAGCCAGGGACTTCACATTACCTCATTCTGGAAGCCTGAACATCACATCAGGGCCGAGGTGATTTCTGATGAACTAACAGCGAAAAGCAAGCTAAATGAGCTGTTGGTAAGCTCGGTGCAATACCGCATGATCAGCGATGTGCCGTATGGTGCTTTTCTGAGCGGAGGAACGGACTCCAGCCTGGTGACGGCTATAGCTCAACGCAACAGTGCAGAGCCGATAAACACATTTTCCATAGGTTTTAAAGAAGCAAAATTTAATGAAGCCCCTTATGCGCGGCAGATTGCAAAATATTTGGGCACACACCACCACGAGTTTACCGTTTCACAAAATGATGCGCTGGAGTATGTAGACATGCTTCCGGAAATCTATGACGAGCCATTTGCCGATTCATCTGCGTTGCCTACCCTGCTGGTTTCACGGCTTGCCAGACAACACGTGAAAATGGTGCTTACCGGAGACGGGGGTGACGAGTTGTATATGGGCTACGGTTTTTACCGGTGGGCCAGGCGGTTGCGGCATCCGCTGATAAGAGCTTTAAGAAAACCCGCAGCAATGGCGCTCGGTCGCCTGTCCTCTCGTTACCAGAGAGCAGCGCATCTGTTTCGCTATCCTCATGAAAACAAACTGCAGTCACACATTTTTTCACAAGAACAGTATAATTATTCCGAAACGGAGATACAACATCTTGTGCAACCTGCCTATTACCAGCCACTGGAGCCGGATACATTGCGGAGTGATCTTCCGCGTAATCTTACGGCTGCAGAAAGTCAGGCATTGTTTGATTTATCTCATTACCTGAAAGATGATCTGCTGGTGAAGGTTGACCGGGCCTCCATGCATTTTTCCCTGGAAGCACGTGTGCCCCTGCTGGATTACCGTCTGGTTGAATTTGCTCTCAATGTGGATGAACGGCTGAAGCTACGCGGTCCGGTTATGAAGTATCTGCTTAAGCAGGCGCTGTATGATTACGTGCCGGAGAAATTTTTTGCAGGAAGACCAAAATGGGGCTTTGCCATTCCGCTTGCAACCTGGCTTAAAAACGAGCTGAAGTATCTTGTTGACACCTATCTTAATGAAACCGTTACGCACGAGATTGGCTTGCTGCGGCCGGATGTGGTTTCAGAACTGGTGCGCAGATTCTATGCCGGCACCGATTATTTGTACAACCGGCTTTGGATAATCATCGTGCTACACCTATGGTATAAAAAATCATTTGAAACGACTGCTGCGTGA
- a CDS encoding membrane protein encodes MRKTFFLVACMIAVQRGLSQQLPIFSLYHENGFVLNPAITGVEDHGVIAASYRDQWNRMEGHPRTLSASYRTPVSRTNIGLGGHIVYDVTGPTSYTGATVTFAYHVSFRKIQPFHWARFLRNSKISAGIALSGYYYQLKSSELVLENPVDQAVSRDDQSAFLPNAGLGIYYYYDKFFLGFAAPQLIPLTARFKAADATTRIKRVNHYYVHAGGKIPLGGKVPRGYYNKIYLEPMVWLNYVKGAPLQYDAYFRIRHKNFIWGGAGYRSSKTVFVDIGCLIRKQMQLGYAYDLQVGRHRAQLGHTHEIILAFHFPSRQGSSFGVR; translated from the coding sequence ATGAGGAAGACATTTTTTCTGGTTGCCTGCATGATTGCGGTGCAGAGGGGCTTATCTCAGCAGCTACCCATCTTCAGTCTTTACCATGAGAACGGATTTGTGCTGAATCCGGCTATTACGGGGGTAGAAGATCATGGGGTGATAGCGGCTTCTTATCGTGATCAGTGGAATAGGATGGAAGGGCATCCGCGTACCTTAAGTGCCAGCTACCGTACCCCTGTTTCCCGTACCAATATTGGCCTGGGTGGACATATAGTGTATGACGTAACCGGACCCACGTCTTATACGGGGGCCACTGTCACCTTCGCCTATCATGTCAGCTTCCGAAAGATTCAGCCGTTTCACTGGGCGCGTTTTTTACGCAACAGCAAAATATCGGCCGGAATAGCCTTATCGGGCTATTATTATCAGTTGAAATCTTCTGAGCTTGTTCTGGAAAACCCCGTAGATCAGGCGGTGTCACGGGATGACCAGTCAGCCTTCTTACCCAATGCAGGACTAGGGATTTATTATTATTACGATAAATTTTTTCTGGGATTTGCTGCTCCGCAGCTTATTCCGCTCACCGCCCGTTTTAAAGCTGCTGATGCTACCACGCGTATCAAGAGAGTCAACCATTATTATGTCCATGCGGGTGGTAAGATTCCACTGGGGGGCAAAGTGCCGCGGGGATATTATAACAAAATTTATCTGGAGCCCATGGTGTGGCTCAACTATGTGAAAGGCGCACCCTTGCAGTATGATGCCTATTTCCGCATAAGGCATAAGAATTTTATCTGGGGTGGAGCGGGTTATCGCAGTTCAAAAACGGTGTTTGTGGATATAGGCTGTCTTATCAGGAAACAAATGCAGCTCGGCTATGCCTATGATCTGCAGGTAGGTCGTCATCGTGCGCAGCTGGGTCATACGCATGAAATAATACTCGCGTTTCATTTTCCTTCAAGACAGGGCAGCAGCTTTGGGGTGAGATAA
- a CDS encoding coproporphyrinogen III oxidase — MTLRQDYLQAEIIETIYFGGGTPSILTAEEIHQILKAVFQTFPVHAHPEITLEANPDDLSAARLQELKDTGVNRLSIGVQSFFDDDLQFLHRVHTAHMAERAIAQAQAAGFENLTIDLIYAIPTLTEKKWLANLQKIAEMHIPHFSAYCLTVEPNTALSKFIQEKKLPDVDEAAAAQHFEMLMAFAAEKEYEQYEISNFSKPGFQSKHNSAYWSGKKYLGLGPSAHSYNGSSRQWNKANTTLYIQAMESGSPFFEKEVLTVKDRFNEYVLTSLRTAQGADILFIEKTFGKVATTAFLKAALPWIHENMMQKVGTRVWLTPKGKLYADRIISQFFITEEPQQ, encoded by the coding sequence ATGACGCTACGGCAGGATTATCTCCAGGCCGAAATCATTGAAACGATCTATTTCGGTGGCGGCACCCCCTCTATCCTTACGGCAGAGGAGATACATCAGATTCTGAAAGCCGTTTTCCAAACGTTTCCTGTTCATGCACATCCGGAAATCACGCTGGAAGCCAACCCGGATGACTTGAGTGCAGCCAGATTGCAGGAGCTGAAAGATACGGGGGTGAATCGTCTCAGCATCGGTGTGCAATCGTTCTTTGATGACGATTTACAATTTCTGCATCGGGTGCATACCGCGCACATGGCAGAAAGAGCCATTGCACAGGCACAGGCGGCCGGTTTTGAAAATCTGACCATTGACCTGATATATGCCATCCCTACCCTGACGGAAAAGAAATGGCTTGCCAACCTGCAGAAGATAGCTGAAATGCACATACCGCATTTCTCTGCTTACTGCCTCACAGTGGAGCCCAACACTGCCCTGAGCAAATTCATCCAGGAAAAGAAACTGCCCGATGTGGATGAAGCTGCTGCAGCACAACATTTTGAAATGCTGATGGCCTTTGCCGCAGAAAAGGAATATGAACAGTATGAGATTTCAAATTTTTCAAAACCCGGCTTTCAGTCAAAGCATAACTCCGCCTACTGGAGCGGTAAAAAGTATCTGGGGTTAGGGCCTTCTGCACATTCCTACAATGGCTCCTCACGTCAGTGGAACAAGGCAAATACCACCCTCTACATTCAGGCAATGGAAAGCGGATCACCTTTTTTTGAAAAAGAAGTACTCACCGTGAAAGACCGTTTCAATGAATATGTATTGACCTCCCTCCGTACAGCACAGGGAGCTGATATTCTCTTTATTGAAAAAACTTTCGGAAAAGTTGCAACAACAGCCTTTCTGAAAGCAGCTCTGCCATGGATACATGAAAACATGATGCAGAAAGTCGGAACCCGTGTGTGGCTCACTCCAAAAGGCAAACTTTACGCTGATCGGATTATAAGCCAATTCTTCATAACCGAAGAACCGCAACAATAG
- the purD gene encoding phosphoribosylamine--glycine ligase translates to MLQYMDKKKFLFVSFDALISDIAWLVVKEGHEVLYYIRNEDSRDVADGFVPKTDDWQQHIDWADIIVFDDVLGMGTWAAELRKKGKLAIGGTPYTDKLEDDRTFGQEELKKHGVNIIPFQEFSSFDTAIDYVKANPNRYVIKPSGEAQNYKRLLFVGEEEDGKDVIQVLEAYKKTWADKVKVFQLQRRVTGVEVAVGAFFNGKEFMTPINVNFEHKKLFPGNIGPATGEMGTTMYWSEPNKIFSATLQKMEGKLREEGYVGYIDVNCIVNAQGIYPLEFTSRFGYPTISIQQEGINMPMSEFLYGMAAGTLKEFKAKRGFQLGVRIVMPPFPFHDETTHNTYTKEAVIMFKKQNREGIHIEDVKLVNGEWVIAGSSGVVLIVCGTGQTMKQAKAQAYSRVANIMIPGMYYRDDIGERWTEDSDRLHAWGYLRSM, encoded by the coding sequence ATGTTGCAGTATATGGACAAAAAGAAATTCCTCTTTGTTTCTTTTGATGCGCTCATCAGCGACATTGCCTGGCTGGTAGTGAAAGAAGGACACGAAGTGCTTTACTATATCCGTAATGAAGACAGCCGTGACGTGGCAGACGGTTTTGTACCTAAAACCGATGACTGGCAACAGCATATAGACTGGGCAGACATTATCGTATTTGATGATGTATTGGGCATGGGCACCTGGGCTGCCGAACTGCGCAAAAAAGGCAAACTCGCCATTGGCGGCACGCCCTACACTGATAAACTCGAAGACGACCGCACCTTCGGACAGGAAGAATTGAAAAAACATGGCGTGAATATCATTCCGTTTCAGGAGTTTTCCTCTTTTGATACAGCCATTGATTATGTAAAAGCAAATCCCAATCGCTATGTCATCAAACCCAGCGGGGAAGCCCAGAACTACAAGCGGCTGCTCTTTGTGGGGGAGGAGGAAGACGGAAAAGATGTGATACAAGTGCTGGAGGCCTACAAGAAAACCTGGGCTGACAAGGTGAAGGTCTTCCAGCTGCAGCGCAGGGTAACCGGTGTGGAAGTGGCGGTGGGCGCATTTTTTAACGGCAAGGAATTTATGACGCCTATCAACGTAAACTTCGAGCATAAGAAACTTTTTCCGGGAAACATCGGCCCGGCAACAGGCGAAATGGGCACTACCATGTATTGGAGCGAACCGAACAAGATCTTCAGCGCTACGCTGCAGAAAATGGAAGGCAAACTCAGGGAAGAAGGATACGTTGGTTACATAGACGTCAACTGCATCGTGAACGCCCAGGGTATCTACCCGCTGGAGTTCACCTCGCGCTTCGGCTACCCCACCATCAGCATACAACAGGAAGGCATCAACATGCCGATGAGCGAATTTCTTTACGGCATGGCAGCCGGCACGCTAAAGGAATTTAAAGCCAAGCGGGGTTTTCAGCTTGGCGTGCGTATTGTGATGCCGCCTTTCCCCTTTCATGACGAAACCACGCACAACACCTACACCAAAGAAGCGGTGATCATGTTTAAAAAACAAAACCGCGAAGGCATACATATCGAGGATGTAAAACTGGTGAATGGCGAGTGGGTGATAGCCGGAAGCTCCGGAGTGGTTTTGATTGTGTGCGGAACCGGGCAAACCATGAAACAGGCTAAAGCGCAGGCCTACAGCCGCGTGGCCAACATCATGATCCCCGGCATGTATTACCGCGATGATATTGGCGAGCGCTGGACAGAAGACTCTGACCGCCTGCACGCCTGGGGCTATCTGCGCAGCATGTAA
- a CDS encoding peptidase, with amino-acid sequence MQKQMLASEAATDEASLIAELIALDDGSVPVETFFKNPQKTGFKLSPDGEYLAFLAPYANRLNIYVSKIGSEDAPVRITNQTERDILSYFWASNDRLVYLQDKGGDENYHIYIASKDGSDEKDLTPFEGVKAEIIDELEDREDEMIVGLNMRNVQLFEPYLLNLHTGELKLLAENTDVLNPISTWITDHEGKIRAAVQITGGVNSRLLYRDSEQDSFRTVVTTNFRETLQPLFFTFDNKQLYALSNLGRDKAAVVIYDVNAAREAEVLYENPDFDVAGLHYSRKRKVLTAVTFNSWKMERKFFDTETEKIFNRLNRELGRYEIAIVSRNKNEDRFIVRTYSDRSLGAHYLFDVKQDSLTLLAEVNPDLREEEMAEMRPVKYQSRDGLTIHGYLTLPRNAEPRNLPVVVNPHGGPWHRDSWGFNPEVQLLASRGYAVFQMNFRGSTGYGRKFWEAGFKQWGRAMQNDITDGVKWLIDQGIADPKRIAIYGGSYGGYATLAGVTFTPELYACAIDYVGVSNLFTFLNSIPPYWKPYLEMMYEMVGHPEKDREMMMAASPVFHVDRIRCPLFVVQGANDPRVNKDESDQMVKALRARGVTVPYMVKYNEGHGFHNEENRFEFYKAMSGFLRKYLKDN; translated from the coding sequence ATGCAAAAACAAATGTTAGCTTCTGAAGCTGCTACAGATGAGGCATCTTTGATTGCTGAACTTATTGCTCTGGATGACGGTTCGGTGCCGGTGGAAACCTTTTTCAAAAATCCGCAAAAAACTGGCTTTAAATTATCACCTGACGGAGAGTATCTTGCTTTTCTTGCCCCTTATGCCAACCGCCTGAATATCTACGTCAGTAAGATTGGCTCAGAGGATGCACCTGTGCGCATCACCAATCAAACCGAACGGGATATTTTAAGCTACTTCTGGGCAAGCAATGACCGGCTTGTGTACCTGCAGGATAAAGGCGGAGATGAGAATTACCATATCTATATAGCCAGTAAAGATGGCTCGGATGAAAAAGATCTTACCCCGTTTGAAGGTGTAAAAGCCGAAATCATTGATGAATTGGAAGATCGGGAAGATGAAATGATAGTGGGGCTTAACATGCGCAATGTGCAACTGTTTGAACCCTATCTGCTGAATCTTCATACCGGTGAACTCAAACTGCTGGCGGAAAACACAGATGTCCTCAATCCCATCAGCACATGGATTACCGATCATGAAGGGAAAATCCGGGCGGCCGTGCAGATTACCGGAGGCGTAAACAGCCGCCTCCTTTACCGCGACTCCGAGCAGGACTCCTTTCGCACCGTGGTGACCACCAACTTCAGAGAAACCCTGCAGCCGTTGTTTTTTACTTTTGACAACAAACAGTTATATGCCTTATCTAACCTTGGACGCGACAAGGCGGCCGTAGTCATCTATGATGTAAATGCAGCCCGCGAAGCCGAAGTGCTTTACGAAAATCCTGATTTTGATGTAGCCGGACTCCATTACAGCCGAAAAAGAAAAGTGCTCACTGCGGTCACGTTTAACTCCTGGAAAATGGAGAGGAAGTTTTTTGATACGGAAACGGAAAAAATCTTCAACCGTCTTAACCGAGAACTGGGGCGTTATGAAATTGCCATCGTCAGCAGAAATAAAAATGAAGACCGGTTTATCGTACGCACTTATAGCGACCGTTCCCTGGGAGCGCACTATCTGTTTGATGTGAAGCAGGACAGCCTGACTTTACTTGCTGAGGTAAACCCTGATCTGCGGGAAGAAGAAATGGCTGAAATGCGTCCGGTAAAATACCAATCCCGTGATGGGCTAACCATCCATGGTTATCTTACGCTTCCCCGAAACGCTGAACCCAGGAATTTACCGGTGGTGGTGAATCCGCATGGAGGTCCGTGGCATCGCGACAGCTGGGGTTTTAACCCCGAAGTGCAGTTGCTGGCAAGCCGCGGATATGCAGTATTTCAGATGAATTTCCGGGGCTCAACGGGTTATGGCAGAAAATTCTGGGAGGCCGGCTTCAAGCAGTGGGGTCGTGCCATGCAAAACGATATTACCGATGGCGTGAAGTGGCTGATTGATCAGGGTATTGCCGACCCGAAGCGTATTGCCATTTACGGTGGCAGCTACGGGGGCTATGCCACACTGGCCGGAGTGACGTTTACCCCTGAGCTCTATGCCTGTGCCATAGATTATGTGGGCGTATCCAACCTCTTTACGTTTTTGAATAGCATACCTCCTTACTGGAAGCCTTATCTGGAAATGATGTATGAAATGGTTGGTCATCCGGAAAAGGATCGCGAGATGATGATGGCTGCTTCTCCGGTGTTTCATGTAGACCGTATTCGCTGCCCGTTGTTTGTCGTGCAGGGCGCCAATGATCCGCGCGTGAACAAAGATGAATCAGACCAAATGGTAAAAGCCCTGCGGGCAAGAGGGGTAACTGTTCCTTATATGGTAAAATATAACGAGGGGCATGGTTTTCACAATGAGGAGAATCGCTTTGAGTTTTACAAGGCCATGAGCGGCTTTCTGCGTAAATATCTTAAAGACAACTGA
- a CDS encoding arylformamidase, protein MKALIQHPSGNYTVHLDQGIDISIPVSADSAGVRAFHAPLPEFSPVISDSFTGSVQAGSPVNFFNVKVNPHGNGTHTECVGHITADRISVNRCLRRFFFIARLISVAPVRQANGDFVIMPDAVKAQLTDTAVEAVILRTLPNDDSKLNRNYSGTNPPYLHPEVTGLLAARSILHLLVDLPSVDKESDGGLLAAHKAFWGYPDNVRTEATITELVYVPSKVADGLYLLNLQLAAFELDAAPSRPILFGLQPAAPA, encoded by the coding sequence ATGAAAGCCCTTATCCAACATCCTTCTGGGAATTACACGGTGCATCTGGACCAAGGTATAGATATTTCCATTCCGGTAAGTGCTGACTCGGCGGGCGTGCGGGCTTTTCATGCCCCTTTGCCGGAGTTTAGTCCGGTTATCAGTGATTCCTTTACCGGTAGTGTACAGGCAGGTAGCCCGGTTAATTTTTTTAATGTAAAGGTGAACCCCCACGGAAACGGCACGCATACGGAATGTGTTGGACATATCACTGCAGACCGGATTTCAGTTAATCGTTGCCTGAGGCGATTTTTTTTTATTGCCCGGCTCATTAGTGTTGCTCCGGTGCGTCAGGCTAACGGAGACTTCGTCATAATGCCGGATGCTGTAAAGGCCCAACTTACGGATACCGCTGTTGAAGCCGTCATTTTGCGCACGCTGCCCAACGATGACAGCAAGCTGAACAGAAATTATTCCGGCACCAATCCGCCCTACCTGCACCCCGAGGTTACAGGGCTGCTGGCCGCCCGGTCAATTCTGCACCTGTTGGTTGACCTGCCTTCGGTAGATAAAGAATCTGATGGCGGATTGCTGGCTGCGCACAAAGCATTCTGGGGATATCCGGACAATGTGCGCACAGAAGCTACAATCACGGAGCTGGTTTATGTACCCTCAAAAGTAGCTGACGGTCTTTATTTGCTGAACCTGCAGCTTGCCGCTTTTGAGCTGGACGCTGCGCCCAGCAGGCCGATTCTGTTTGGGCTACAGCCGGCAGCACCTGCTTAA